Proteins encoded together in one Vigna angularis cultivar LongXiaoDou No.4 chromosome 5, ASM1680809v1, whole genome shotgun sequence window:
- the LOC108339776 gene encoding putative 12-oxophytodienoate reductase 11, translated as MGEINHVIPLLTPYRMGKFNISHRIVLAPLYRARAYNNVPQPHAILYYSQRATKGGLLISEATSISPSSKYPNSPGIWSREQIEAWKPIVDAVHAKGGIFFCQIVHVGRVSEEDGEAPISSTNKPLKSGNGMQPRALQTDEVPSIINDFRIAARNAMEAGFDGIEIHGAHGFLIDQFLKDQVNDRRDKYGGSLENRCRFALEVVEAVVEEIGADRVGMRLSPFSDYNECIDSNPQELGLYMAKSLNKHGVVYLHMVEPRWNISGENVESPYTLEPMKKAFDGTFIVAGGYDREEGNKAVAENKTNLVAYGRLFLANPDLPKRFEVDAPLNMYNRDTFYTHDPIVGYTDYPYLETTT; from the exons ATGGGTGAAATTAATCATGTCATCCCTCTTCTTACACCTTACAGGATGGGGAAATTCAACATTTCCCACAG AATCGTTTTGGCACCGTTATATAGAGCAAGAGCTTACAATAATGTTCCTCAGCCACATGCTATCCTATATTACTCTCAAAGAGCTACCAAGGGTGGTCTTCTCATTTCTGAAGCTACCAGTATTTCACCCTCTTCTAAATA CCCAAACTCACCTGGTATATGGTCAAGAGAGCAAATTGAAGCATGGAAACCCATTGTGGATGCTGTTCATGCCAAAGGTGGAATATTCTTCTGTCAGATTGTTCATGTTGGAAGGGTTTCAGAGGAAG ATGGGGAAGCTCCAATTTCATCAACCAACAAGCCATTAAAATCTGGTAATGGCATGCAACCAAGAGCGTTACAGACAGATGAAGTTCCTTCTATTATCAATGACTTCAGAATTGCCGCAAGAAATGCTATGGAAGCAG GGTTTGATGGAATTGAGATTCATGGAGCACATGGTTTTCTGATAGACCAGTTTTTGAAAGACCAAGTTAACGACAGAAGAGACAAGTATGGTGGATCATTGGAGAATCGTTGTCGGTTTGCATTAGAAGTTGTTGAAGCTGTTGTTGAAGAAATAGGAGCAGATAGAGTTGGAATGAGACTATCACCTTTTTCAGATTACAATGAATGTATTGACTCCAACCCTCAAGAACTGGGTCTCTACATGGCCAAATCTCTCAACAAACATGGTGTGGTGTACTTGCACATGGTTGAGCCAAGATGGAACATTTCTGGGGAGAATGTGGAAAGCCCTTACACTCTTGAACCAATGAAGAAGGCCTTTGATGGCACTTTCATTGTTGCTGGAGGCTATGACAGAGAAGAAGGGAACAAAGCTGTGGCTGAGAACAAGACAAATCTTGTTGCTTATGGTCGTTTGTTTTTGGCTAATCCAGATTTGCCTAAGAGATTTGAGGTTGATGCACCACTCAACATGTACAACAGAGACACCTTTTACACTCATGATCCGATTGTTGGTTACACTGACTACCCTTATCTTGAAACCACCACTTAA
- the LOC128193386 gene encoding uncharacterized protein LOC128193386, producing MKDRDLEGTKNVCMILIANIDGELCPSTVTQFLQRHTLVSARVLFFPNLSSDVYTRGAIILDSEKELQKMCGFLNDPNCIITSSTGRPWVILEKLVGLKEIKSSIGTFGHTSEVQKMTAEVVEGNDDCIHSSIVIRMTKA from the exons ATGAAAGATCGGGATCTTGAAGGCACAAAAAATGTGTGTATGATATTGATTGCAAATATCGATGGAGAATTATGTCCATCTACAGTTACACAGTTCTTGCAGAGGCATACTTTAGTATCAGCTAGAGtcttattttttccaaatttgtCATCGGATGTATATACCAGGGGAGCCATTATATTGGATTCTGAAAAAGAGCTCCAAAAGATGTGTGGCTTTCTAAATGATCCCAACTGCATCATAACGTCTTCAACTGGCAG GCCATGGGTGATACTTGAAAAGCTAGTGGGgctaaaagaaattaaatcatCAATAGGAACATTTGGGCATACATCAGAG GTTCAGAAGATGACTGCCGAAGTTGTTGAGGGTAATGACGATTGTATTCACTCTTCTATTGTGATTAGGATGACAAAAGCTTAA
- the LOC108340136 gene encoding cytosolic sulfotransferase 15: MAEEIQVKKEDELTLSLPRERGLASSNMYLFQEFWCPSIVMKDVNIFQKQFQAKDSDIIVASFPKSGTTWLKAIAFAIVNRQCFSIDNHPLLTSNPHQLVPFITFMHPADSHFPTTEPRLFGTHIPFPSLSKSIIESNCKIIYICRNPFDTFISAWNYFNKIKQHSLSVLTMEEAFEMYCNGIIEFGPWWSHMLGYWKESIVRPNKILILKYEDLKENVNLYVKRVAEFLDFPFTQEEESNGVIESIIRLCSFEKMKDLEVNKSGISCKIFENKHFFRKAEIGDWVNYFSPSMTEKLSKIMEEKLSGSGLSFEIMHP; encoded by the coding sequence ATGGCAGAGGAAATACAAgtgaagaaagaagatgaacTTACTCTCTCCCTCCCAAGAGAGAGGGGTTTGGCATCCTCAAATATGTATCTATTTCAAGAATTTTGGTGCCCATCGATTGTTATGAAAGATGTAAACATTTTTCAGAAGCAGTTTCAAGCAAAAGATAGTGATATTATTGTTGCTAGTTTTCCAAAATCAGGTACTACATGGTTGAAAGCCATTGCTTTTGCCATTGTAAATCGCCAATGCTTCTCCATTGATAACCATCCATTGCTTACTTCCAATCCTCATCAACTTGTGCCTTTCATTACATTCATGCATCCTGCTGATAGTCATTTTCCAACAACTGAGCCAAGGCTTTTTGGAACTCACATTCCATTCCCTTCGTTGTCTAAGTCAATCATAGAGTCTAATTgtaagataatatatatttgtaggAACCCTTTTGACACTTTTATTTCAGCCTGgaattactttaataaaataaagcaacATTCTTTATCTGTACTAACAATGGAGGAAGCTTTTGAAATGTATTGCAATGGGATAATTGAGTTTGGTCCATGGTGGAGTCATATGTTAGGTTACTGGAAGGAGAGCATAGTTAGACCTAACAAAATTctgatattaaaatatgaagatCTTAAAGAGAATGTCAACTTGTATGTGAAAAGAGTTGCAGAGTTTCTGGATTTTCCTTTCactcaagaagaagaaagcaatGGAGTGATCGAAAGCATAATCAGGTTATGTAGTTTTGAGAAGATGAAGGATTTGGAAGTTAATAAATCTGGAATCTCGTGCAAAATCTTTGAGAATAAGCACTTCTTTCGAAAAGCAGAAATAGGAGACTGGGtaaattatttttctccttCAATGACAGAAAAACTATCCAAAATCATGGAAGAAAAATTAAGTGGATCTGGTTTATCATTTGAAATAATGCATCCTTGA